The Persephonella hydrogeniphila genome has a window encoding:
- a CDS encoding putative bifunctional diguanylate cyclase/phosphodiesterase, whose translation MKKRDRRLLFDYIPIFFILLGILMSIYFMVPKVQEIIEDSIIKNAIIPPVSKGLDKVIVHIENDASKVGLKKLFKNKRFREWIEDRISIFLNDDVKYAYILYFDKNGKIRYLADFSKEDRASYWQPFNALGDTFKRLREKQETVVIKQSDYTGLWITLIKPIREKGTVKGAFVIDFSIKKLKEIQGILDRIREFILAVTAFIVFSILISIYQFIRYKKDIKKMYIDPLTGVCNRLFMYENLDSIKKYPYTVMVIDIDFFKRINDTYGHDVGDYVLKEVAKRLKSCIREDEDILIRYGGEEFLLFIRSNPLSEDYRYKIIQLANRIKNEVSRNVISYNKIKMKVTVSIGISLYRENIDIDQAIKRADMALYRAKQNGRNRVEVYDKGLEANDKGISVIKEAIDHNGVVCWYQPIYNLRTGKVVKFESLVRIVSKDGKLIYPHQFLNSIRRTYVHVDLTKKVIEYNIKTLLDNPNMRISMNLSALDIYNDDIVDYLDFLIINKKLASRLTIEILESEDIEDYSYFKEKIMRIKDIGCSIGIDDFGTGYSNFAHIVELHPEFLKIDGSLIKDIDINPRSIAIVKAIKYFADELGIDVIAEYIHSEYILKKVIKMGIIYGQGYYLKEPIPIKKSA comes from the coding sequence GTGAAAAAAAGAGATCGCAGACTGCTTTTTGATTATATACCTATCTTTTTTATTTTACTGGGAATTCTTATGTCAATCTACTTTATGGTTCCTAAAGTTCAGGAGATTATAGAAGATAGCATAATAAAAAATGCTATCATTCCTCCGGTATCAAAAGGATTAGACAAAGTAATTGTTCATATAGAAAATGACGCCTCAAAGGTTGGTCTAAAAAAACTCTTTAAAAATAAGAGATTCAGAGAATGGATAGAAGACCGGATTTCTATATTTCTGAATGACGACGTCAAGTACGCCTACATACTTTACTTTGATAAAAATGGAAAAATAAGGTACCTTGCTGATTTTTCAAAAGAAGATAGAGCATCTTACTGGCAACCTTTTAATGCATTAGGAGATACTTTTAAAAGGCTGAGAGAAAAACAAGAAACAGTTGTTATAAAACAGTCTGATTACACAGGTTTATGGATTACTTTAATTAAACCTATCAGAGAAAAAGGTACTGTTAAAGGAGCATTTGTTATTGATTTTTCTATCAAAAAACTGAAGGAAATACAGGGAATTTTAGACAGGATAAGAGAGTTTATTCTTGCTGTAACAGCCTTTATCGTTTTTTCCATACTGATATCCATTTACCAGTTTATAAGATATAAAAAAGATATAAAAAAAATGTACATAGATCCTTTAACTGGGGTTTGTAACAGATTATTTATGTATGAGAATTTAGACAGTATAAAAAAATACCCCTATACTGTGATGGTAATCGATATAGATTTCTTTAAAAGGATCAACGATACCTACGGACATGATGTTGGAGATTATGTTCTTAAAGAAGTGGCAAAAAGATTAAAAAGCTGTATTAGAGAAGATGAAGATATACTGATCAGATACGGAGGAGAGGAGTTTCTTCTTTTTATCAGATCAAATCCCCTATCTGAAGATTACAGATACAAAATTATCCAGCTGGCAAACAGGATAAAAAATGAGGTTTCCCGAAATGTAATCTCCTACAACAAAATAAAAATGAAAGTGACAGTTTCCATAGGGATATCTCTGTATAGAGAGAATATAGATATAGATCAGGCTATTAAAAGAGCTGACATGGCTCTTTACAGGGCAAAACAGAACGGAAGAAATAGAGTGGAAGTTTATGATAAAGGGCTTGAAGCAAACGACAAAGGTATATCTGTTATAAAGGAAGCTATAGATCATAACGGAGTTGTATGCTGGTATCAGCCTATATATAATCTAAGAACCGGAAAGGTTGTTAAATTTGAATCTCTTGTAAGAATTGTCTCAAAAGATGGAAAACTCATTTATCCCCATCAGTTCTTAAATTCTATAAGAAGAACCTACGTACATGTAGATCTAACAAAAAAAGTGATTGAATACAATATAAAAACCTTACTGGATAATCCAAATATGAGAATAAGCATGAATCTTTCAGCCCTTGATATATACAATGACGACATAGTGGATTATCTGGATTTTCTCATTATCAACAAAAAACTTGCCAGTAGGCTGACGATAGAAATATTAGAATCAGAAGATATAGAAGATTACAGCTATTTTAAAGAAAAAATAATGAGAATTAAAGATATAGGATGCAGTATAGGAATAGACGATTTTGGAACAGGATACTCAAATTTTGCACATATTGTAGAACTACACCCGGAATTTTTAAAAATAGACGGTTCCCTCATCAAAGATATTGATATTAATCCAAGATCTATAGCAATTGTTAAAGCGATCAAATACTTTGCAGATGAATTAGGCATTGATGTTATAGCTGAGTATATACACTCAGAGTATATACTGAAAAAAGTTATCAAGATGGGGATTATATACGGTCAGGGGTATTATCTGAAAGAACCTATCCCTATAAAAAAATCAGCTTAG
- a CDS encoding TonB-dependent receptor plug domain-containing protein produces the protein MEKKRWIILLSLSIICSSNGQSLEELLYKYENVSKLYKQTRQESEGHLIIITREEIKRYQYHRLSDVLKSLRYFSLQRNHYGEKILSYATIYPLENSTVRIYINDHEISAVFRKTALPLWADIPLDFVEHIEIYQGESAIKFNNEAAGMIIKIYTKKPERENGGRSRLSLNSRGGYSLNFYTGWELSDISSFSFFINKLLYKSKKYFSGKETEIDDRYYYGYSSFYLNGWLLETGIAVKDSNRFRGDTLYYSPDMSDFRNSHGYISVGKLISKELNLKVRFYADRISTETVQEGNIKNPVIAVNPVEPVVYWSRDINSSKVGADFSGNIKFKKNLLSFGGKFQRTAYKLVDIRNSGVLKDENSEYYRSIFIEDILNIFPKAGIVGGIKYENMSRRYGKEIDNFLWRVGLISILSEGNYFKTFFSKYYTPPYFVEIFTNRELTKQKNRSITAELSVKNNLGRVILTGGYIRVDNSIMIDPVSYTYYNADVVLKYRFFSIDYIKNIGNIQIRTNYFSVHLNDKNYKTAPSKGGFLKLSYKNGKFSCFSELIYREGYQFSDRDIKNGYDLDAGISLTVFKNASLQIRGYNLLNKELKTPAFKDPDFRYNLEDRRVVLTFVKEF, from the coding sequence ATGGAGAAAAAAAGGTGGATAATCTTACTTAGTCTTTCAATCATCTGTTCATCAAATGGACAATCCCTTGAAGAACTGTTGTACAAGTACGAAAATGTCTCAAAACTTTACAAGCAGACCCGTCAGGAATCTGAAGGTCATCTTATTATAATAACCAGAGAAGAGATAAAAAGATACCAGTATCATAGACTCTCTGATGTGCTGAAATCTTTAAGATATTTTTCCCTTCAGAGAAATCATTACGGAGAAAAAATACTGTCTTACGCAACAATTTATCCTTTAGAGAACTCAACTGTAAGAATATACATTAACGACCATGAAATATCAGCTGTATTCCGGAAAACAGCACTTCCACTGTGGGCAGATATACCTCTGGACTTTGTAGAGCATATAGAGATATATCAGGGAGAATCGGCTATAAAATTCAACAATGAAGCTGCCGGTATGATAATAAAAATCTACACCAAAAAACCAGAGAGGGAAAATGGGGGAAGATCAAGATTATCCCTTAATTCACGGGGAGGTTATTCATTGAATTTTTATACAGGATGGGAGCTTTCAGATATATCTTCCTTTTCTTTTTTTATAAACAAACTGCTGTACAAAAGTAAAAAATACTTTTCTGGTAAAGAGACAGAAATAGACGACAGATACTACTACGGGTACTCAAGTTTTTACCTTAACGGCTGGCTACTCGAAACAGGAATAGCCGTAAAAGATTCAAACAGATTTAGAGGGGATACTCTTTATTACTCACCTGATATGTCAGATTTTAGGAATTCACACGGTTATATATCTGTAGGCAAGTTAATCTCTAAGGAGCTAAATCTGAAGGTAAGATTTTACGCCGACAGAATATCTACTGAAACAGTACAGGAAGGAAATATAAAAAATCCAGTTATAGCTGTAAATCCAGTAGAACCGGTGGTTTACTGGAGTAGAGATATTAATAGTAGCAAGGTCGGGGCAGATTTTTCCGGAAATATTAAATTTAAAAAAAATCTGTTATCCTTTGGAGGAAAATTTCAGAGAACAGCTTACAAATTGGTTGATATCAGAAATTCTGGAGTCTTAAAAGATGAAAACAGTGAGTATTACCGGTCTATATTCATAGAAGATATTCTTAATATCTTTCCGAAAGCGGGTATTGTAGGAGGAATAAAATACGAAAATATGAGCAGAAGATACGGAAAAGAGATAGATAATTTCCTATGGAGGGTAGGTCTTATCTCTATACTTTCTGAAGGGAATTACTTTAAGACATTCTTTTCAAAGTATTACACACCACCCTATTTTGTAGAAATATTTACAAATAGAGAGCTAACAAAACAAAAAAACAGATCTATAACAGCAGAGCTCTCAGTAAAAAATAATCTGGGAAGAGTTATACTTACAGGAGGATATATAAGAGTAGATAACTCCATTATGATAGATCCTGTAAGCTACACCTACTATAACGCCGATGTTGTACTAAAATACAGATTTTTTTCTATCGATTATATAAAAAATATAGGGAATATTCAGATCAGAACGAACTATTTTTCTGTTCATCTAAACGACAAAAATTACAAAACAGCGCCGTCTAAAGGAGGATTTCTCAAATTAAGCTACAAAAACGGAAAGTTTTCTTGTTTTTCGGAGCTCATATACAGAGAAGGATACCAATTTTCAGACAGAGATATAAAAAACGGTTATGATTTAGACGCTGGAATCAGTTTAACAGTTTTTAAGAATGCATCCTTACAGATAAGGGGTTATAACCTGCTTAACAAAGAACTAAAAACACCAGCTTTTAAAGACCCAGATTTTAGATACAACCTTGAGGATAGGAGAGTTGTTTTAACATTTGTAAAGGAATTTTAG
- a CDS encoding molybdenum cofactor guanylyltransferase has protein sequence MQRLPKMKISAILLAGGQSKRMGKDKAFLRLGKKAFIRIIAEKLSTYCNQIVVSGNKEGELYLSHLKEIDAEISFIKDKNPYAGPLNGIISCREYIKHELVFIATCDTPFLNQELIPFFYRKINSYDAVIPVVSGKLQFLNTLYTQKSIEIGESIYEKNVRSLYKWVENLNIKKIEEREIKKIDKDALTYWSINTPEDYERIKYLWRKKGG, from the coding sequence ATGCAAAGACTGCCAAAAATGAAAATATCTGCCATTTTACTTGCCGGTGGCCAGAGTAAGAGGATGGGGAAGGATAAAGCCTTCCTCAGATTAGGGAAAAAAGCATTTATCAGAATAATAGCAGAAAAACTGTCCACTTACTGTAATCAGATAGTAGTATCAGGGAATAAGGAAGGAGAGTTATACCTCTCCCATCTAAAAGAAATAGATGCTGAAATATCATTCATCAAAGATAAAAATCCTTATGCAGGACCGTTAAACGGAATTATCAGCTGCAGGGAATATATAAAACATGAGCTTGTTTTTATCGCCACCTGTGATACACCTTTTCTTAATCAGGAGTTAATCCCATTTTTTTACAGAAAAATAAACAGTTATGATGCAGTAATACCTGTAGTAAGCGGAAAGCTCCAGTTTTTAAATACACTATACACCCAAAAATCTATTGAAATTGGAGAGAGTATTTACGAAAAGAATGTAAGATCCCTTTACAAATGGGTGGAAAATCTGAATATTAAAAAAATAGAGGAAAGAGAGATAAAAAAAATAGATAAAGATGCTCTGACTTACTGGAGTATAAACACGCCGGAGGATTATGAGAGGATCAAATATTTATGGAGAAAAAAAGGTGGATAA
- a CDS encoding Fur family transcriptional regulator, translating into MNKRKALKEFKETIKKSGMKFTPQREKIFKVILSTKGHFEIEDLVHKIRSKNIDVSRATVYRTLDILKNLGYVNEVIKFKNKTIYEVALKEHHDHLICRKCGKIIEFHSEEIEKLQNKICKKYKFKPEFHRLEIFGLCKDCQK; encoded by the coding sequence ATGAACAAAAGAAAAGCCTTAAAAGAGTTCAAAGAAACGATAAAAAAATCCGGAATGAAATTTACCCCCCAGAGGGAAAAGATATTTAAAGTTATTCTTTCTACCAAAGGACATTTTGAGATAGAAGATCTTGTTCATAAAATCAGATCAAAAAATATTGATGTATCAAGGGCAACAGTTTACAGAACATTAGATATTCTTAAAAACTTAGGATACGTAAACGAAGTAATAAAGTTCAAAAATAAAACAATTTATGAAGTTGCACTTAAAGAACACCATGATCATCTAATATGCAGAAAATGTGGAAAGATTATCGAGTTTCATTCTGAAGAGATAGAAAAACTCCAGAACAAAATATGTAAAAAATACAAGTTTAAACCTGAGTTTCACAGACTTGAGATATTTGGTTTATGCAAAGACTGCCAAAAATGA
- a CDS encoding flavin reductase family protein, with translation MEINVKKLEPKQIYKLMTSIIVPRPIAWISTVSKKGVYNLAPFSYFGGISSEPPLIMVSIGSKSPGEKKDTWKNIEETGEFVINMVTKEVLAEMNITALPFEEEVDEFEKAGLTPVPSTVVKPPRVKESPVSVECRRYEIIEIGKMGVVLGEILNVHVRDDILNEKGYVDTTKLEIVGRLGGANYCLITADNTFELKRPDKE, from the coding sequence ATGGAGATAAACGTAAAAAAACTTGAGCCAAAGCAGATATACAAACTTATGACCAGTATTATCGTTCCAAGACCCATAGCATGGATTTCCACAGTCAGTAAAAAAGGAGTTTACAACCTCGCCCCTTTCAGCTATTTTGGAGGTATTTCCAGCGAACCACCTCTTATTATGGTGTCCATAGGCTCAAAATCTCCTGGAGAAAAAAAAGATACATGGAAAAATATAGAAGAAACAGGAGAGTTTGTCATTAATATGGTTACAAAAGAAGTTCTTGCTGAGATGAACATAACAGCTCTTCCTTTTGAAGAAGAAGTAGACGAATTCGAAAAAGCAGGTCTTACCCCTGTTCCTTCTACTGTGGTAAAACCTCCCAGAGTAAAAGAATCCCCTGTTAGTGTAGAGTGCAGAAGATACGAAATAATAGAGATCGGCAAGATGGGGGTGGTATTAGGAGAGATACTAAATGTCCACGTTAGAGACGATATACTTAACGAAAAAGGATATGTAGATACAACAAAACTTGAGATAGTTGGAAGACTGGGGGGAGCCAACTACTGTCTCATTACTGCTGATAACACCTTTGAACTTAAAAGACCAGACAAGGAGTAA
- a CDS encoding sensor domain-containing diguanylate cyclase produces the protein MDFAKKYDSNYPVIVIDRDFNIVFSNRNSRKIYGNIEGKKCYQVFNNLSSPCYKVMPYVCPIRVLKNTKNKEFTGLYHLNSCGDRYVLMNVIKDKDFFIQKHRFFAEKEFSLPDFKRVLDLLGEGIIIFDTKGIVRYTNKKFLSMFGIKKEPDFFFDKHIDKIRSLFPEEIKDIFSRQEEIPEGEEYLLHFPNRYITVKKSVLDNSFLLWSFIEKKEMDLGDEIFRVLLETTPVGIFLQCSGRFMYINPTMASILETTPGSLIGSSIFDFVHPEYRGKVAEIAKRRNSGERFTEKYVIKVVTGKNKIKWVEITSQTISFRDKNCGIGSVVDITDRKKLEEDLRNLATVDQLTGIYNRYAFERFLEREISRAERYGTKFAILMFDIDNFKQINDIYGHQVGDKVLKEIVQVIKKHIRRSDIFARWGGEEFMVLVPIKNKADAYKIAEKIRKTVENHIFENIKHLTISIGISFYKEGDSIKSLIRRADTALYEAKKTGKNKTVIAD, from the coding sequence ATGGATTTTGCAAAAAAATATGATAGCAATTACCCTGTAATTGTTATAGACCGTGATTTTAATATAGTTTTTTCTAACAGAAATTCCAGAAAGATTTACGGGAATATCGAGGGGAAAAAATGTTATCAGGTTTTCAATAATCTATCTTCCCCTTGCTACAAAGTTATGCCGTATGTATGTCCCATAAGGGTTCTTAAGAACACAAAAAATAAAGAGTTTACAGGATTGTACCATTTAAATAGCTGTGGTGACAGATACGTTTTGATGAATGTTATCAAAGATAAAGATTTTTTTATTCAAAAACATCGATTTTTTGCAGAAAAAGAGTTTAGTCTTCCTGATTTTAAAAGAGTCTTGGATCTTCTTGGAGAGGGAATTATCATTTTTGATACAAAAGGAATAGTCAGATATACAAACAAAAAATTTTTAAGTATGTTTGGTATAAAAAAAGAGCCAGATTTCTTTTTTGATAAACATATAGATAAAATAAGATCATTATTCCCAGAAGAGATAAAAGATATCTTTTCACGACAGGAAGAAATCCCTGAAGGAGAAGAGTATCTTCTCCATTTTCCTAACAGATATATCACAGTAAAAAAATCGGTATTAGATAACAGCTTTCTCCTGTGGAGTTTTATAGAAAAAAAAGAAATGGATTTAGGAGATGAGATATTCAGAGTTTTGCTTGAGACAACACCTGTAGGGATATTCTTACAGTGCAGCGGAAGGTTTATGTATATCAATCCTACTATGGCATCTATTTTAGAAACAACACCGGGAAGTCTTATAGGTTCAAGTATTTTTGATTTTGTACATCCTGAATACAGAGGAAAAGTTGCAGAGATAGCGAAAAGGAGAAACTCAGGTGAGAGGTTTACAGAAAAATATGTGATAAAAGTAGTTACAGGCAAAAATAAAATAAAGTGGGTAGAGATTACTTCACAGACTATATCCTTTCGGGATAAAAATTGCGGTATAGGAAGTGTTGTTGATATTACAGACAGGAAAAAACTTGAAGAGGATCTCAGAAATCTTGCTACAGTAGACCAGCTGACAGGTATATACAACAGGTATGCATTTGAGAGATTTTTAGAAAGAGAGATAAGCAGGGCAGAAAGATACGGAACAAAGTTTGCAATACTGATGTTTGATATTGATAACTTTAAACAGATAAACGATATTTATGGACATCAGGTGGGAGACAAAGTATTAAAAGAGATTGTACAGGTGATAAAAAAACATATAAGGAGATCTGATATATTTGCCAGATGGGGAGGGGAAGAGTTTATGGTACTTGTCCCGATAAAAAATAAAGCAGATGCTTATAAAATAGCAGAAAAAATAAGAAAAACAGTGGAAAATCATATTTTTGAGAATATAAAACATCTTACAATAAGTATAGGTATATCTTTTTATAAAGAGGGAGATAGTATAAAATCTCTAATCAGAAGAGCAGACACAGCTCTTTACGAAGCGAAAAAAACAGGTAAAAATAAAACTGTAATAGCAGATTAG
- the tatC gene encoding twin-arginine translocase subunit TatC, with protein MSQNQKNPEEYEAPITEHLAELRVRLFRSLIAIIIGMIGAFTQVDFFFDIFKEPLNKVFPDLKLVALTPTESFFTAFKISFLVGFVIASPYVFYQIWKFIEPALYEEEKRLVVPFVFFTTLFFISGTLFAFFGVLPLAIKFLLTFGYTQLDVEAMISVSSYISFVVRLLLAFGITFELPVILSLLSRLGLITPETLVKGRPFFVVGAFVLAAVLTPPDVVSQVFLAMPLIVFYEISIIMAKILYPRSERGKASNS; from the coding sequence ATGAGTCAGAACCAGAAAAATCCTGAGGAATACGAAGCTCCAATAACAGAACATCTTGCAGAACTGAGGGTAAGGCTTTTTAGAAGTCTGATAGCAATAATAATCGGAATGATTGGGGCTTTTACTCAGGTTGATTTTTTCTTTGATATATTTAAAGAACCTTTAAATAAAGTTTTTCCAGATCTAAAGCTCGTTGCCCTTACTCCAACAGAATCTTTCTTTACAGCTTTTAAAATATCCTTTCTCGTAGGATTTGTAATTGCATCTCCTTATGTTTTTTACCAGATATGGAAATTTATAGAACCTGCTCTGTACGAAGAGGAAAAAAGATTGGTTGTTCCTTTTGTATTCTTTACGACGCTGTTTTTTATATCAGGAACACTTTTTGCTTTTTTTGGTGTTCTTCCCCTTGCTATAAAATTCCTCCTGACATTCGGCTATACACAGCTTGATGTGGAAGCGATGATCTCCGTTAGTTCGTACATATCCTTCGTGGTAAGACTCTTACTTGCTTTTGGAATTACTTTTGAGCTGCCTGTCATACTCTCTCTTTTATCGAGATTAGGTCTCATCACTCCAGAAACACTTGTAAAAGGAAGACCATTTTTTGTTGTAGGTGCTTTTGTTCTTGCTGCAGTTTTAACCCCTCCAGATGTTGTAAGTCAGGTCTTTTTAGCTATGCCTTTGATAGTTTTTTATGAGATATCAATAATAATGGCAAAGATTCTTTACCCAAGAAGTGAAAGGGGAAAAGCCTCAAACAGCTAA
- the tatB gene encoding Sec-independent protein translocase protein TatB: MFGIGFTELIVIFIVALLVLGPKRLPEVAKTLGKFYREIKSTVDEVKEVVIEEPKPHTPPVEEKLSKIDDLEDELDKEIKKEKKNHHAEPKREKISFKKGEKVNESEPEKS; the protein is encoded by the coding sequence ATGTTTGGAATTGGCTTTACTGAACTGATAGTTATATTTATAGTTGCCCTACTTGTTTTAGGACCCAAAAGGCTTCCTGAAGTGGCAAAAACACTGGGAAAGTTCTACAGAGAGATAAAATCTACAGTTGATGAAGTTAAAGAAGTAGTAATAGAAGAACCAAAACCCCATACACCTCCGGTAGAAGAAAAACTTTCAAAGATAGACGATTTAGAAGATGAACTTGATAAAGAGATCAAAAAAGAAAAGAAAAACCACCATGCCGAACCTAAGAGGGAAAAGATATCCTTCAAAAAGGGAGAAAAAGTAAATGAGTCAGAACCAGAAAAATCCTGA
- a CDS encoding BamA/OMP85 family outer membrane protein, with amino-acid sequence MVIVFLVFIFLWCFSYGAEKNLEIESNYPLPQNNIQKIFKKTGDIELIIDFLKKTGDFEKVLYKNGKLYLYRKLRLKKVHITGNKSFWRREILAVTGLIEGYPVDTKVLHNIYTRLKKFYMDNGFPFVDMVLDTKIDISGNAYVTLKIKEGKEGKIGDLLIYGSKEIDKNLKKKIVKASKLEKGETFKLTEVTNSIDRIQQFLYDLDYFDSFVNLISLKPEEDRVNILIYIDFGMKYKIHFDGNRHFSEERLKNFLTFRENGFNYYQLISSTQNIENFYRNEGFLDVKVIPSFLEDYKKMETDIYLNIYEGKRYTVRDVNIKTDYPPVRTLLKRLKNQVYREGFIKNKLQELSDRFYMQGYLNTHYSVERKINRENKTVDLLINFHRGKKFILNSLNIQGVKLDLELDLPKEYRPEELIQVLSAVKKKIKNDGYLDGDAYLEVDFHEKNGFMYADAKIKTKKGKRYINGITFIYGTWHLVPEVIENNLSKEPYYTKEDFDNELDFLYYTSVFDSVNPYLLIDKKNKTVNKEYVLHEDKRGSFQGIIGYSSEQKLKLSAAISLKNLLKYGFEFSGYAERTDLGLFYRLTAGNRMLPKRTGAFLSLLKSYQYHRIYDIENQGLDIKLSRKPNRWIKHTVELSYVNNTLKNQSVYPDTDFNTLKLRFSIIDNHRKPDINPYKGYYLSGLIEKDFKDIDFIKVYGSGRYYKKFLFFVFTQKISLGYILKKTKKLPPSERFFLGGISSLRGFGYEEVSGEKKEGGNSLFLLNSEIRYPLFPSFNLYGFSFVDLGNVYYNFSTLKKLKMRKTAGTGIYLPTPVGSFLFDVAFKLDKKKEESLYRLEFSINTLF; translated from the coding sequence ATGGTAATAGTTTTTTTGGTTTTTATTTTTTTATGGTGCTTTTCCTACGGGGCAGAAAAAAACTTAGAAATAGAATCAAATTACCCTCTCCCACAAAACAACATACAGAAGATTTTCAAAAAAACAGGAGATATAGAGCTTATTATTGATTTTTTAAAAAAAACAGGAGATTTTGAAAAGGTACTCTACAAAAATGGGAAACTTTATCTTTACAGAAAACTCAGACTGAAAAAAGTTCACATTACAGGGAATAAATCTTTCTGGAGGAGGGAAATACTTGCTGTAACCGGTCTTATTGAGGGTTATCCTGTAGACACTAAAGTTCTCCACAATATATATACAAGATTAAAAAAGTTCTACATGGACAATGGATTTCCCTTTGTTGATATGGTTTTAGATACAAAAATAGACATCTCTGGAAATGCTTATGTTACGCTTAAAATAAAAGAAGGGAAAGAAGGCAAGATAGGTGATTTACTGATATACGGCTCTAAGGAAATTGATAAAAACCTGAAGAAAAAAATTGTAAAAGCATCCAAATTAGAGAAAGGAGAGACCTTTAAACTGACTGAAGTAACAAACAGTATAGATAGGATCCAGCAGTTTTTATACGATCTTGATTATTTTGACTCTTTTGTAAATCTAATCAGTCTTAAGCCTGAAGAAGATAGAGTAAACATATTGATATATATAGATTTTGGTATGAAATACAAAATCCATTTTGATGGAAACAGGCATTTTTCAGAGGAAAGACTGAAAAACTTTCTTACCTTCAGAGAAAACGGGTTTAACTACTACCAGCTTATCAGTTCAACACAAAATATAGAGAATTTTTACAGGAATGAAGGATTTCTTGATGTAAAGGTTATCCCGTCATTTTTAGAAGATTACAAAAAGATGGAAACTGATATATACCTGAATATATATGAAGGAAAAAGGTATACAGTTAGAGATGTAAATATAAAAACTGATTATCCTCCAGTCAGAACTTTACTTAAAAGGCTAAAAAATCAGGTATACAGAGAAGGATTTATAAAGAACAAACTGCAGGAGCTGTCAGACAGATTTTATATGCAGGGTTACCTCAACACCCATTACTCTGTAGAGAGAAAGATAAACAGAGAAAATAAAACAGTGGATCTTCTGATAAATTTCCACAGAGGAAAAAAGTTCATTTTAAATTCTTTAAATATTCAAGGTGTAAAGTTAGATTTAGAGCTTGACCTTCCAAAAGAGTACAGACCAGAAGAACTGATACAGGTACTGTCTGCTGTAAAGAAAAAGATAAAAAACGATGGGTATCTTGATGGTGATGCTTATCTTGAGGTTGATTTCCATGAAAAAAACGGATTTATGTATGCCGATGCAAAAATAAAAACAAAAAAAGGAAAAAGATACATAAACGGTATTACGTTTATCTATGGAACATGGCATTTAGTTCCTGAAGTCATAGAAAACAACCTTTCCAAAGAACCTTATTACACAAAAGAAGATTTTGACAATGAGCTTGATTTTCTTTACTACACGTCTGTTTTCGATTCTGTTAATCCGTACCTGCTTATTGACAAAAAAAATAAAACAGTAAACAAAGAGTATGTTCTCCACGAAGATAAAAGAGGTTCTTTTCAGGGAATAATAGGATACAGCAGTGAGCAGAAATTAAAACTTTCTGCTGCTATCAGTCTTAAAAATCTGCTAAAGTATGGTTTTGAGTTTTCCGGTTATGCAGAAAGAACAGATTTAGGGCTGTTTTACAGATTGACTGCAGGAAACAGGATGCTTCCTAAAAGAACAGGAGCTTTTCTCTCTTTACTCAAATCCTATCAGTACCACAGGATATACGATATAGAGAATCAGGGATTAGATATAAAACTGAGTAGAAAACCAAACAGATGGATAAAACATACTGTAGAACTCTCTTATGTAAATAACACATTGAAAAATCAGTCTGTTTATCCGGATACAGACTTTAATACTCTCAAGCTTAGATTTTCTATTATTGATAATCACAGAAAGCCTGATATCAATCCGTATAAAGGCTACTATCTATCTGGACTGATAGAAAAAGATTTTAAAGATATTGACTTTATTAAAGTTTACGGTAGTGGAAGATACTACAAAAAATTCCTGTTTTTTGTTTTTACACAGAAAATCAGTCTGGGGTATATTCTTAAGAAGACAAAAAAACTTCCTCCTTCAGAAAGATTTTTCCTGGGAGGAATATCCAGTCTAAGGGGCTTCGGTTATGAGGAGGTTTCAGGAGAGAAAAAAGAAGGAGGAAACTCTTTATTCCTCCTTAACTCGGAAATAAGATATCCCCTTTTTCCATCTTTTAATCTTTACGGTTTTTCCTTCGTGGATTTAGGAAATGTTTACTATAACTTTTCGACACTGAAAAAACTAAAGATGAGAAAAACTGCCGGAACAGGGATATATCTACCAACACCTGTAGGCTCTTTCCTTTTTGATGTGGCATTTAAATTAGACAAAAAGAAAGAAGAGAGTCTGTACAGGTTGGAATTTAGTATAAATACCCTATTTTGA